Proteins from one Choloepus didactylus isolate mChoDid1 chromosome 4, mChoDid1.pri, whole genome shotgun sequence genomic window:
- the LOC119532919 gene encoding olfactory receptor 11G2-like produces the protein MQLLFFGLFSVAYTLTLMGNAAIVCAVWWDQRLHTPMYIFLGNFSFLEICYVSTTVPNMLANFLSTSKSVSFVGCFTQFYFFFSFGYDEGFYLCIMAFDRCLAICRPLHYPRIMTKELYTGLIIFGWSGGLILFLTPVVFISQLPYCGPNIISHFVCDPVPLMMLSCSEDTTTQLIYSTFNVIFMIGTFIFILCSYAVVILTVLWIPSAASKRKAFSTCTSHLAVVFLFYGSIMVMYVSPGSKHSVKMQKVVTLFYSVVTPLCNPLIYSLRNKEMKAALRKIFRTEQATHKI, from the coding sequence ATGCAGCTCCTCTTCTTCGGGCTCTTCTCAGTAGCCTACACTCTGACTCTGATGGGGAACGCAGCCATAGTCTGTGCTGTGTGGTGGGACCAGCgccttcacacccccatgtacatCTTCCTGGGGAATTTCTCTTTCCTGGAAATATGTTACGTCTCCACAACTGTCCCTAACATGTTGGCCAACTTCCTCTCCACAAGCAAGTCCGTCTCCTTTGTGGGTTGTTTTACacagttctatttcttcttctcttttgggTATGATGAGGGCTTCTACCTTTGCATCATGGCCTTTGACAGGTGCCTCGCCATCTGCCGTCCTCTGCATTATCCACGCATCATGACTAAAGAGCTGTACACTGGCCTCATCATCTTTGGATGGTCAGGTGGGTTAATCCTCTTCCTAACCCCAGTTGTTTTCATTTCACAGTTGCCTTACTGTGGCCCAAACATCATCAGTCATTTCGTGTGTGATCCTGTTCCTTTGATGATGCTGTCCTGTTCAGAAGATACCACCACGCAGCTTATTTACTCTACTTTCAATGTTATCTTCATGATTGGCACTTTTATCTTTATCCTTTGCTCCTATGCTGTGGTGATTCTGACTGTGCTATGGATTCCCTCAGCTGCAAGCAAACGCAAGGCTTTCTCCACTTGTACTTCTCATTTGGCTGTGGTGTTCCTATTTTATGGCTCTATTATGGTGATGTATGTTAGCCCTGGTTCAAAACACTCAGTGAAAATGCAAAAAGTTGTGACCTTGTTTTATTCTGTGGTAACACCACTTTGTAATCCTCTAATTTATAGCCTTAGAAACAAGGAGATGAAGGCTGCTTTGAGGAAAATCTTCAGGACTGAACAAGCCActcacaaaatataa